The following coding sequences lie in one Alicyclobacillus curvatus genomic window:
- a CDS encoding aspartate kinase: protein MKTLVQKFGGTSVQTSAVRRKAAQHVADAVLKGHRVVAVVSAMGRKGDPYATDELLSMVENREVVHRDVDILLSCGEAISAVVFAAELREQGLQTTVLSGSQAGILTDDRHGNARILSVCTDRLVRELRDNHVVVVMGYQGKTESGDVTTLGRGGSDTTATAIGTALGADRVDIFSDVDGIFTADPRVVTDATLLLHLSYTDACTMATEGAKVIHPRAVEVAMRTNIPVMVRHTGKDALGTHIGTVQGQVEDHERFGGCIIGIAHETSRVQVTVRTSADEQQAVFAAVERAGVQPEFCLSSPTQLSFTIPAMDAKEVARSLDEIGQGYELVKDCARVSVIGRRLDEIPGLMGRVLETLASAGIRVLQSVDSPSVVRVLVQAIDMERTVQALHHRFVENRVDDLPTFVVATLAGTAAAGCD, encoded by the coding sequence TTGAAGACCCTGGTCCAAAAGTTCGGTGGCACCTCCGTCCAAACGAGTGCAGTCCGCCGGAAAGCTGCACAGCACGTTGCAGATGCAGTCCTTAAAGGACACCGCGTGGTGGCTGTTGTGTCTGCAATGGGACGAAAAGGAGACCCTTACGCTACCGATGAACTCCTCAGTATGGTTGAAAATCGAGAGGTCGTCCATCGCGATGTGGACATCCTCCTGTCTTGTGGCGAGGCCATCTCGGCAGTGGTGTTTGCGGCGGAACTGCGCGAACAAGGTTTGCAAACGACGGTGCTTAGCGGCAGTCAGGCAGGAATTCTGACCGACGACAGACACGGGAATGCACGGATTTTGAGTGTCTGTACGGATAGGCTCGTGCGTGAACTGCGGGACAATCACGTGGTTGTTGTGATGGGATATCAAGGGAAAACGGAGTCTGGGGATGTAACGACACTCGGACGCGGCGGCAGCGACACGACCGCGACCGCGATTGGGACTGCCCTGGGAGCTGATAGGGTAGACATCTTTTCAGATGTTGACGGAATTTTCACAGCTGATCCGCGGGTGGTGACAGACGCGACACTCTTGCTGCATCTCTCGTACACGGATGCCTGCACGATGGCTACCGAGGGAGCCAAGGTCATCCATCCCCGTGCCGTGGAGGTTGCCATGCGGACCAACATCCCTGTGATGGTGAGACATACCGGAAAAGACGCCCTTGGCACGCATATCGGCACAGTCCAGGGACAAGTTGAGGACCACGAACGCTTCGGTGGGTGCATCATCGGGATCGCGCACGAGACAAGTCGGGTGCAAGTTACAGTACGAACGAGTGCCGACGAACAGCAGGCCGTGTTCGCTGCCGTGGAGAGAGCGGGTGTGCAGCCAGAATTTTGTTTGAGCTCACCAACTCAACTGTCTTTTACCATACCGGCAATGGATGCCAAGGAAGTTGCGCGTTCTCTGGATGAGATAGGACAAGGGTACGAACTCGTGAAGGACTGCGCACGCGTGTCGGTCATAGGGAGGAGACTGGACGAAATCCCAGGATTGATGGGACGGGTGCTTGAAACCTTGGCGAGTGCAGGTATTCGCGTGCTGCAGTCGGTCGATTCCCCATCCGTCGTCCGCGTCTTGGTGCAAGCAATCGACATGGAACGAACCGTGCAGGCCCTTCACCACAGGTTCGTAGAAAATCGTGTCGATGACTTGCCCACGTTCGTCGTGGCTACGTTAGCAGGAACGGCCGCTGCTGGATGCGATTGA
- a CDS encoding electron transfer flavoprotein subunit beta/FixA family protein, whose protein sequence is MLHIVVCIKQVPDSREIRIDPKTNTLVRQGVPAIVNYYDLHALEAAISLKDEYGARVTVISMGPPSAEKALKQCISMGADEGVLVSDRAFAGADTLATSYVVALTIQKVEDTWGTVDLIFCGKQTLDGDTGQVGPGVACRLDIDQLTYVEKIEFLDMSAREITVHRHLEDGVERIKAKLPVLITALTELNLPRRASLPGVLRAARYKPIVWSTKDFPDLDRTKIGLKGSPTIVSKTWVPEPRQVNTEFINSDDSEAACDTLVSRLSEAGLAETLSWS, encoded by the coding sequence TTGCTGCATATCGTGGTTTGCATCAAGCAAGTGCCAGATAGCCGTGAGATTCGCATCGATCCGAAGACGAATACCTTGGTTCGCCAGGGTGTACCAGCAATTGTAAACTACTATGATTTGCACGCTCTGGAGGCGGCGATTTCTCTGAAGGACGAGTACGGTGCTCGTGTAACCGTCATTTCAATGGGACCGCCATCCGCGGAAAAGGCATTAAAACAGTGCATTTCAATGGGGGCCGACGAAGGCGTGCTTGTGAGTGACAGGGCATTTGCCGGCGCTGACACGCTGGCTACTTCGTATGTCGTTGCTTTGACGATTCAAAAAGTAGAAGACACATGGGGGACTGTCGATCTGATTTTTTGTGGAAAGCAGACGCTTGACGGAGACACCGGTCAAGTCGGCCCCGGGGTGGCCTGCCGTCTGGATATTGACCAATTGACGTACGTGGAAAAAATTGAATTTTTAGATATGAGTGCGCGAGAGATTACGGTTCACAGGCATTTGGAAGACGGTGTTGAGCGCATCAAGGCAAAGTTACCCGTGCTGATTACAGCGCTAACTGAGCTAAACCTGCCTCGTCGCGCATCTCTGCCAGGTGTCCTGCGAGCTGCCAGGTACAAGCCCATCGTATGGAGCACAAAGGATTTTCCGGACCTCGACCGCACCAAGATTGGACTCAAAGGCTCACCTACGATTGTGTCGAAAACGTGGGTGCCGGAACCGAGGCAGGTCAATACCGAGTTTATCAACAGTGACGACTCAGAAGCTGCTTGTGACACGCTCGTTTCGCGTCTGTCAGAAGCAGGATTGGCTGAGACGCTCAGCTGGTCTTAA
- a CDS encoding formate--tetrahydrofolate ligase codes for MKRETDVVRSDIEIAQSAQLLPIREIAEKLGLTEEDIIPYGRDKAKIDLAARERHAKTVNGKLVLVTAMSPTPAGEGKSTVTVGLAQALNRIGKQAIAALREPSLGPNFGLKGGAAGGGYSQVVPMEDINLHFTGDFHAITTAHNLLSAVIDNHLYQGNALQLDPNRIVWKRVLDMNDRALRQIVIGLGEKNGVTRESGFDITVASEIMAILCLVEDLTELKDALGRILIGYTYEKNPVYVKDLHVEGAMTAVLKHAIHPNLVQTLEGTPALIHGGPFANIAHGCNSLTATKMALQLGEYVVTEAGFGADLGAEKFFDIKCRKGDLHPEAVVLVATVRALKYHGGVPRKELGRENLDAIAHGFANLEHHVRIVERADVPFVVALNRFSTDTQAELDFVRTLCKEHGFPVALTEVWAEGGAGGIELAEKVVDAVEHSNHTFHPIYDLTGTIREKIETICKDVYEADGVLFTDEARRQMADCELHGWGGLPICMAKTQYSFSDNPKAIGDAKGFSITVREIRPSLGAGFLVCLTGDIMTMPGLPKEPTALKIDINDKGNITGLF; via the coding sequence ATGAAAAGGGAGACAGATGTTGTCAGAAGCGACATCGAAATTGCGCAGTCCGCGCAACTGCTTCCAATCCGTGAGATTGCAGAGAAACTGGGACTGACCGAAGAAGACATTATCCCGTACGGACGGGACAAGGCAAAAATTGACCTCGCAGCAAGAGAACGGCATGCGAAGACTGTTAACGGAAAACTGGTACTAGTCACGGCGATGAGTCCTACGCCTGCGGGGGAAGGGAAATCCACGGTTACAGTTGGATTGGCACAGGCCCTAAACCGCATTGGGAAACAAGCAATAGCGGCGCTTCGCGAACCATCTCTAGGGCCAAATTTTGGACTTAAGGGCGGTGCCGCGGGCGGCGGTTATTCACAGGTCGTTCCGATGGAAGACATTAACCTCCATTTCACAGGTGATTTCCACGCCATCACAACGGCTCATAACCTCCTCTCAGCCGTAATTGATAATCACCTATACCAGGGAAATGCATTGCAACTCGATCCCAACCGCATCGTATGGAAGCGCGTTCTTGACATGAACGACAGAGCTCTGCGCCAAATTGTGATTGGGCTTGGTGAAAAAAACGGTGTTACGCGCGAGAGCGGGTTTGATATTACTGTTGCATCCGAAATCATGGCTATTCTCTGCCTTGTGGAGGACCTGACGGAGTTGAAAGATGCTCTTGGCCGCATCTTAATCGGCTATACGTACGAGAAAAACCCGGTCTATGTGAAGGACCTTCATGTTGAAGGGGCGATGACCGCCGTGCTTAAGCACGCCATCCATCCGAACTTAGTACAAACCCTCGAAGGCACACCTGCCCTGATTCACGGTGGTCCGTTCGCAAACATTGCCCATGGCTGCAACAGCCTCACAGCAACCAAGATGGCTCTGCAACTTGGTGAATACGTAGTGACGGAAGCTGGGTTCGGTGCGGACTTGGGGGCAGAAAAGTTCTTCGATATCAAATGCAGAAAAGGGGATTTGCACCCAGAAGCTGTCGTCCTCGTCGCTACTGTCAGGGCCCTCAAATATCACGGTGGTGTGCCTCGTAAAGAGCTCGGACGAGAAAATCTGGATGCGATTGCACACGGTTTCGCCAATCTTGAACACCATGTGCGGATTGTCGAGCGCGCAGACGTCCCATTTGTCGTTGCGTTGAACCGTTTCTCAACGGACACCCAGGCAGAGCTCGATTTTGTTCGGACACTGTGTAAGGAGCATGGGTTCCCTGTGGCCTTGACAGAGGTCTGGGCAGAAGGTGGAGCAGGTGGAATAGAACTTGCTGAAAAGGTGGTTGATGCCGTCGAACATTCGAACCACACTTTTCATCCCATCTACGACCTGACGGGCACTATCCGTGAAAAAATAGAAACCATTTGCAAAGACGTGTACGAAGCAGACGGTGTGTTATTCACTGATGAAGCACGCCGTCAAATGGCTGATTGCGAATTGCACGGCTGGGGTGGACTTCCCATCTGCATGGCGAAGACACAGTATTCTTTTTCGGACAACCCCAAGGCGATTGGCGATGCGAAAGGTTTTTCCATTACCGTTCGTGAGATTCGACCGTCTCTCGGTGCCGGGTTCCTGGTTTGTCTCACTGGGGACATCATGACGATGCCAGGGTTGCCCAAAGAGCCGACAGCTTTGAAAATAGATATCAACGACAAGGGCAACATTACAGGATTGTTCTAG
- the thpD gene encoding ectoine hydroxylase, with the protein MEEIAVDLYPTRVSSTPSITLRHDPVVYSQGPDYNAGPLTIDELRSYEQNGYLSLEDVFSEQEVGDMLAELQSIWVEGALSNTPEIIRERESDEIRSVFAVHKNNALFNRLSRDPRLMDVVSQVLDSDVYVHQSRINFKPGFRGKDFYWHSDFETWHVEDGMPRMRAISFSVLLDDNLPYNGSLMLVPGSHKKFVACVGETPKEHYKESLRKQQFGVPDEESLSRLVGENRIDMPVGRKGSVLMFECNTMHGSNSNITPFPRRNVFIVYNSVKNALETPFSGGSPRPEFVASRTPELVIV; encoded by the coding sequence ATGGAGGAGATAGCAGTGGATTTGTACCCGACACGTGTCAGCAGTACGCCGAGTATCACTTTGCGCCATGATCCGGTTGTATATTCACAGGGGCCAGACTACAACGCCGGTCCGTTGACCATTGATGAGCTTAGGTCCTATGAACAAAACGGCTATTTGTCACTAGAAGATGTATTTTCTGAACAAGAAGTTGGAGACATGCTTGCTGAGTTACAGTCCATTTGGGTTGAGGGAGCTCTATCGAACACACCTGAGATAATTCGTGAACGGGAGAGTGACGAAATTCGGTCAGTCTTTGCGGTTCATAAGAACAATGCACTGTTCAATCGGTTGTCCCGGGACCCACGACTTATGGATGTTGTCTCTCAAGTGCTTGACAGCGATGTGTATGTTCATCAGTCCCGAATTAATTTCAAGCCCGGTTTTCGAGGGAAGGATTTTTACTGGCACTCTGACTTTGAAACATGGCACGTTGAAGACGGTATGCCACGGATGCGTGCCATCAGCTTTTCTGTGTTGCTTGACGACAACCTGCCTTACAACGGATCGCTCATGCTGGTACCGGGATCACACAAGAAATTTGTCGCTTGTGTGGGTGAAACGCCAAAGGAGCATTACAAGGAATCGCTGCGCAAACAACAGTTTGGCGTGCCTGATGAAGAGAGTCTGTCGAGACTGGTTGGCGAGAATCGTATCGACATGCCAGTGGGCCGCAAAGGGAGTGTGCTGATGTTCGAGTGCAACACCATGCACGGGTCGAACAGCAACATCACACCGTTTCCGCGGCGCAACGTGTTTATCGTGTACAACAGCGTAAAAAATGCCTTGGAAACTCCCTTTTCTGGCGGCTCGCCACGCCCTGAGTTTGTTGCGAGCAGAACTCCTGAACTTGTGATTGTCTGA
- a CDS encoding ectoine synthase has protein sequence MIVRQLSDIVATDNDVHGETWVSRRLLLSNDKVGFSLHDTVMKAGTETTMWYKNHVEAVYCIEGQGELEDLVSGRKHQLSPGTLYVLNGHERHVVRPKTDVRMVCVFNPPVTGRETHDEEGAYPLIVD, from the coding sequence ATGATAGTGCGACAACTCAGTGACATTGTAGCTACAGACAACGATGTACATGGCGAAACATGGGTCAGTCGGCGGCTTTTGCTTTCAAACGACAAGGTCGGATTTTCCCTTCACGATACGGTGATGAAGGCAGGTACGGAGACAACGATGTGGTACAAAAATCACGTTGAAGCCGTGTACTGTATTGAAGGGCAGGGAGAACTGGAAGACCTTGTGAGCGGGCGAAAACATCAACTGTCGCCGGGAACGCTGTACGTTTTAAACGGACACGAACGTCATGTTGTTCGCCCCAAAACCGACGTGCGCATGGTGTGCGTGTTTAACCCGCCGGTAACAGGACGAGAGACGCACGATGAAGAGGGGGCTTATCCCCTCATTGTGGACTGA
- a CDS encoding FAD-dependent oxidoreductase, with translation MADEKFDAVVVGAGPAGTAAAYTMAKAGLKVALIERGEFPGAKNIFGGVLYRKQLEDLIPEFWKEAPLERTIIEQRLWVLGDESAVTFGHKNYRYQDPPNCWTGLRVKFDQWFASKAEEAGAMPIYETVVTELLRENQKVIGVRTDRDDGDLAADIVIIADGVNSLLGKSLLAHREWQPDQVSLAVKEVIALPRKTIEDRFNLEPNQGCTIELIGHTHGMAGLGFLYTNQDTLSLGVGVMVNDLAKKRIKPYEVLDGIKRHPMIQALIQGGESKEYSGHLIPEGGFDSIPPLCGDGWMICGDAAQMVNAVHREGTNLAVTSGRLAAETAILAHAKGDFSFSTLREYDTAVRNSFIHKDLKKYRGVHQLLGFGDSEMMFDKLPQALNEAAYQMLLVDGVPKKQKQKMAMRMLREAAGGNLDLLRLGLKGWRSMNG, from the coding sequence TTGGCGGACGAAAAGTTTGACGCAGTTGTCGTTGGCGCCGGGCCCGCTGGGACTGCCGCAGCGTACACCATGGCTAAGGCCGGACTGAAAGTGGCACTGATTGAACGTGGAGAGTTTCCGGGCGCAAAAAACATCTTTGGCGGAGTCCTCTACAGAAAGCAACTCGAGGACTTGATTCCTGAGTTTTGGAAGGAGGCTCCACTCGAACGGACAATTATTGAACAGCGACTATGGGTTCTCGGAGACGAGAGTGCCGTTACGTTCGGTCACAAGAACTACCGCTATCAGGATCCGCCGAACTGTTGGACGGGGCTCCGGGTGAAGTTTGACCAGTGGTTCGCCAGTAAGGCAGAAGAGGCTGGGGCCATGCCTATCTATGAGACAGTGGTCACAGAGCTTCTTCGCGAGAATCAGAAGGTCATCGGGGTCCGCACGGACAGAGACGATGGAGACCTTGCGGCAGACATTGTCATTATTGCAGACGGTGTAAATTCGCTGCTCGGCAAGTCGTTGCTCGCCCACCGCGAGTGGCAGCCGGACCAGGTCTCTCTGGCAGTCAAGGAAGTCATTGCGTTACCCAGAAAGACGATTGAAGACCGGTTCAATCTTGAACCGAATCAAGGATGTACGATTGAGCTCATTGGCCACACGCACGGTATGGCAGGTCTTGGCTTCCTGTACACAAATCAGGACACGTTATCTCTTGGCGTCGGGGTGATGGTGAACGACCTTGCCAAAAAGCGCATCAAACCATACGAGGTCTTAGACGGGATTAAGCGACACCCGATGATTCAGGCGTTAATTCAGGGCGGAGAGAGCAAGGAGTACTCTGGTCATTTGATTCCGGAAGGAGGATTTGACTCGATTCCGCCGCTCTGCGGTGACGGTTGGATGATCTGCGGAGATGCCGCACAGATGGTGAATGCGGTCCATCGGGAGGGGACCAATCTCGCCGTTACCTCTGGCAGGTTGGCAGCGGAGACGGCCATTTTGGCGCATGCGAAAGGTGACTTTTCATTCTCAACCCTTAGAGAGTACGACACTGCAGTTCGAAATTCATTTATTCACAAGGACTTAAAGAAGTACCGAGGTGTCCATCAACTGCTTGGATTTGGCGATTCAGAAATGATGTTCGACAAATTGCCGCAGGCGCTTAACGAGGCTGCGTATCAAATGCTTTTGGTCGACGGTGTGCCGAAGAAGCAAAAGCAGAAAATGGCCATGCGCATGTTGCGAGAGGCCGCTGGGGGCAACCTCGACCTGCTCCGCTTAGGTCTGAAAGGGTGGAGGTCGATGAATGGATGA
- a CDS encoding electron transfer flavoprotein subunit alpha/FixB family protein: MADTGPKKRKPMIGLQPEGDVDWSAYRGVLVVVEQRAGVAKPVSWQLLGEATRLAAKLDAPVSALVMGSGVSSLVQEAIYYGADVVYVCDAPELEHYRTRPYSRVCLHVIRQYKPEIVLMGATNTGRDLAGAIATHLPTGLTADSTELDVDEERLLLASRPAFSEKMLATILCKQFKPQMATARAGVFAPLVRDTSRTGDVVVIPPQMNPEAIATEVLEFLEEQKKVNLQDAEVIVAGGRGLGSPAAFELLSELADALGGVVGASRAVVDMGWISHDHQVGQTGVTVRPKLYIAVGISGAVQHVVGMQNSTWIVAINKDPDAPIFKLAHYGLVGDLFQLVPALTRAVKARKANGLSVAAEVSGRTV; this comes from the coding sequence ATGGCTGACACCGGTCCGAAAAAACGCAAGCCAATGATTGGCTTGCAACCTGAAGGGGATGTTGATTGGTCCGCGTATCGCGGTGTTTTAGTGGTTGTCGAGCAAAGAGCCGGCGTCGCAAAACCCGTCTCCTGGCAATTGCTTGGTGAAGCGACGCGACTGGCCGCAAAGTTGGATGCACCGGTGAGTGCACTCGTGATGGGGTCAGGCGTCTCTTCCTTAGTGCAGGAAGCGATTTATTACGGCGCCGATGTCGTATATGTCTGTGACGCGCCAGAACTCGAGCACTACCGGACCCGGCCCTATAGTCGCGTGTGCCTTCACGTTATTCGGCAGTATAAGCCGGAGATTGTCCTCATGGGTGCAACCAATACAGGGCGCGATCTCGCTGGAGCCATTGCCACTCATTTGCCGACAGGCCTCACCGCGGATTCCACGGAGCTTGATGTCGATGAAGAACGGTTGCTGCTGGCGAGTCGCCCTGCTTTCTCCGAAAAAATGCTCGCCACCATTCTCTGTAAACAGTTCAAACCGCAAATGGCGACGGCTCGAGCGGGCGTGTTTGCCCCTTTAGTCCGTGACACGTCACGCACGGGTGATGTCGTGGTCATTCCGCCGCAAATGAACCCCGAGGCCATCGCCACGGAAGTCCTCGAGTTTCTTGAGGAGCAGAAGAAAGTTAATCTTCAGGACGCAGAAGTGATTGTGGCAGGAGGGCGCGGCCTTGGAAGTCCTGCGGCGTTCGAACTGCTTTCAGAACTCGCGGACGCGCTTGGGGGAGTCGTTGGTGCGTCACGCGCTGTTGTCGACATGGGGTGGATTTCTCATGACCATCAAGTGGGACAGACAGGCGTTACGGTCCGTCCGAAGCTGTACATTGCGGTCGGTATTTCGGGTGCCGTTCAGCACGTCGTCGGTATGCAGAATTCCACGTGGATTGTTGCCATTAACAAGGATCCCGATGCACCGATTTTCAAACTTGCCCATTACGGCCTCGTAGGTGACTTGTTTCAACTGGTGCCCGCACTGACCAGAGCGGTAAAAGCTCGAAAGGCGAACGGATTGTCTGTGGCTGCAGAAGTTTCAGGGCGAACTGTGTAG
- a CDS encoding UvrD-helicase domain-containing protein yields the protein MDNEAQEWELEQRRVDDVVREVSRRVTTLRQRVEGIQSDIVDIRRDFWEEVTVNFEDSAEAAETMASIRQQAEVLSEQERSHQNAHQQLKTLIRLQQSPYFGRIDFRAHGETSSEPVYLGISSFVDASGDNFLVHDWRAPISSLYYDYPPGPAKYTAPDSVIEGTLDVKRQYLIRDSRLLSMFDTGVTIGDELLQEVLGQQAEPQMKSIVATIQREQNAVIRDTLHRLVIVEGAAGSGKTSAAMQRIAYLLYRYRELLKASQVVMFSPNPLFSSYVATVLPELGEKNMAQTTFPDYLKGPVGHALTLEDPFEQMEIILTDVDAPGYETRIEGIRYKAGLSFKDLIDKYAAWLGTDGLVFKGLKFRGKVIVSGKRIKRQFYSYDPSLSIPNRLRFLSHWILDELRTEAQRQKSQKWVEEEIELFDSDTYHKVFQALQRQGQFTEDSFEDAARERDALAGIVIDKHFRRLRKAVKELRYLDLPGVYRQLFSNPEIALRLVKTAELPPLWRDICAQTVHFLDDKRLTYEDATPYVYLRERVEGIRVNNTVRHVFIDEAQDYSPFQFACIKQLFPHARLTVLGDPNQAIHVHASTGEHGGAFASLMALYQGETTETYRFSKSYRSTEQIVLFTRGILDQGEAIDPFHRVGQKPTLVRVPDRYELMRQVARKIKELNARQHRTIAVVCKTQAESEVVHQDLKAFDVANNLIDRNTTRYQPGVTVIPAYLAKGVEFDAVIVFDASADAYCRAHERKLLYTACTRAMHELHIYYIEAMSSFLRGISEDTYVTE from the coding sequence TTGGACAATGAAGCACAGGAATGGGAATTGGAACAGCGTCGGGTCGATGACGTAGTCCGGGAAGTGTCCCGACGCGTGACGACGTTGCGCCAAAGGGTAGAGGGAATCCAATCCGACATCGTTGATATCCGGCGGGACTTCTGGGAAGAGGTCACAGTCAACTTTGAAGACTCTGCTGAAGCTGCTGAGACAATGGCGAGTATTCGGCAGCAAGCAGAAGTCCTTTCCGAACAGGAACGAAGCCATCAGAATGCCCACCAGCAACTGAAAACATTGATACGCCTGCAGCAATCCCCATATTTTGGACGCATTGACTTTCGCGCACACGGCGAGACAAGTTCAGAACCAGTGTACCTCGGCATCAGTTCTTTTGTGGACGCGAGCGGTGACAATTTCCTTGTCCATGACTGGCGAGCGCCAATTTCTAGTCTCTACTACGATTATCCACCGGGTCCCGCAAAATACACCGCACCTGACAGTGTGATTGAAGGAACACTTGACGTGAAGCGGCAGTATCTCATCCGTGACAGCCGACTGCTAAGCATGTTTGACACGGGTGTCACAATCGGCGATGAACTGCTTCAGGAAGTACTTGGACAACAGGCTGAACCCCAGATGAAGAGCATTGTCGCCACCATTCAGAGGGAACAAAATGCCGTCATTCGTGACACCCTGCATCGTCTTGTGATTGTCGAAGGAGCCGCAGGCAGTGGCAAGACGTCTGCTGCCATGCAACGCATAGCGTATCTGTTATATCGGTACCGTGAACTCCTGAAGGCGAGTCAAGTTGTGATGTTCTCCCCAAATCCGCTGTTTAGCAGTTACGTCGCCACCGTGCTGCCAGAGCTTGGCGAAAAAAATATGGCCCAGACCACGTTTCCAGATTACCTCAAAGGCCCCGTTGGTCATGCGCTGACCCTCGAAGACCCGTTTGAACAGATGGAAATCATTCTGACAGATGTGGACGCTCCAGGTTATGAGACAAGAATTGAAGGCATCCGTTACAAGGCAGGACTTTCGTTCAAAGACCTGATTGACAAGTACGCAGCCTGGCTCGGCACAGACGGACTCGTCTTCAAAGGCTTGAAGTTTCGAGGAAAAGTGATTGTCTCGGGCAAACGCATCAAGCGCCAGTTTTACAGCTATGACCCTTCTTTGTCCATCCCAAATCGACTGCGTTTTCTCAGTCATTGGATTCTTGATGAGCTAAGGACGGAAGCACAGCGCCAGAAAAGCCAGAAATGGGTCGAGGAAGAAATCGAACTTTTCGACAGCGATACGTACCATAAGGTGTTTCAAGCGCTGCAGCGTCAGGGACAGTTTACAGAGGATAGCTTCGAAGACGCCGCGAGGGAACGGGATGCTCTCGCTGGAATTGTCATCGACAAACACTTTCGACGCCTGCGAAAAGCTGTCAAAGAACTGCGTTATCTTGACCTTCCTGGTGTCTATCGTCAACTGTTTAGCAACCCAGAGATTGCCCTGCGTCTGGTCAAAACGGCCGAGTTACCTCCCCTCTGGCGAGACATCTGTGCTCAGACTGTCCATTTTCTCGATGACAAACGCTTGACTTACGAAGACGCAACACCGTACGTGTACCTCCGAGAGCGCGTCGAGGGGATACGCGTAAACAACACTGTCCGGCATGTGTTCATCGATGAAGCGCAGGACTACTCACCATTTCAGTTCGCGTGCATCAAGCAGTTGTTTCCACACGCACGTCTGACGGTTCTCGGCGATCCGAATCAAGCAATCCATGTTCACGCCTCCACAGGCGAACACGGGGGTGCATTTGCGTCTCTGATGGCCTTGTACCAGGGAGAAACAACAGAAACGTATCGATTTTCCAAGAGCTACCGCTCGACTGAGCAAATTGTTCTGTTTACGAGAGGTATCCTTGACCAAGGCGAGGCTATCGATCCGTTTCATCGTGTCGGCCAAAAACCTACTCTCGTACGTGTACCTGACAGGTACGAGTTAATGCGGCAGGTGGCAAGGAAAATAAAGGAACTGAATGCGAGGCAGCATCGCACGATTGCTGTTGTTTGCAAAACGCAAGCAGAGAGCGAAGTGGTACATCAGGACCTCAAAGCATTTGATGTGGCAAACAACCTCATTGACCGGAACACCACCAGGTACCAACCCGGCGTGACCGTCATTCCTGCGTATCTTGCAAAGGGTGTGGAGTTTGATGCGGTGATAGTGTTTGACGCGTCAGCTGATGCATATTGCCGTGCACATGAACGAAAACTCCTGTACACCGCCTGTACTAGAGCCATGCATGAATTACACATTTATTATATTGAAGCAATGAGCTCATTTTTGCGCGGTATCTCTGAGGACACCTACGTCACGGAATAA